In a genomic window of Streptomyces sp. SJL17-4:
- a CDS encoding roadblock/LC7 domain-containing protein, translating to MIDHERISHHRSGELDWLLDDLVMRVREVRHTVVLSNDGLAVGASNGLSREDAEHLAAIASGFNSLAKGAGRQFHTGGVRQTMVEMDDGFLFVAAAGDGSCLAVLSSVSADIGLIAYEMARLVKRVGEHLHTPPRLTVTPPAAG from the coding sequence ATGATCGACCACGAGAGGATCTCCCACCACCGGTCCGGCGAGCTCGACTGGCTCCTCGACGACCTTGTCATGCGGGTCAGGGAGGTCCGCCACACCGTGGTGCTCTCCAACGACGGACTCGCCGTCGGGGCCTCCAACGGGCTCAGCCGCGAGGACGCGGAACACCTGGCCGCCATCGCCTCCGGCTTCAACAGCCTCGCCAAGGGGGCGGGTCGCCAGTTCCACACGGGCGGCGTCCGCCAGACCATGGTCGAGATGGACGACGGCTTCCTCTTCGTCGCCGCGGCGGGGGACGGCTCCTGCCTCGCCGTCCTCAGCTCGGTGAGCGCCGACATCGGCCTCATCGCGTACGAGATGGCCCGCCTCGTCAAGCGCGTCGGCGAGCACCTGCACACCCCGCCGCGGCTCACGGTCACCCCGCCGGCCGCGGGCTGA
- a CDS encoding ATP/GTP-binding protein: MAYERSESTGADNGGDDVADTTALALKILVAGGFGVGKTTLVGAVSEIRPLRTEEQLSRAGESVDDTGGVDQKTTTTVAMDFGRITIRSGLSLYLFGTPGQDRFWFLWDELSQGALGAVVLADTRRLEDCFPAVDYFEHRKIPFVVAVNCFTGARTYGAADVSRALDLDRGTPVVLCDARDRDSGKEVLIRLVEYAGRMHTARLLDTVG; the protein is encoded by the coding sequence ATGGCCTACGAGCGCTCTGAGAGCACCGGCGCGGACAACGGCGGGGACGACGTCGCGGACACCACCGCCCTCGCCCTGAAGATCCTGGTCGCCGGCGGATTCGGCGTGGGCAAGACCACCCTCGTCGGCGCGGTCAGCGAGATCCGTCCGCTTCGCACCGAGGAACAGCTCAGCCGTGCCGGGGAGTCGGTCGACGACACCGGGGGAGTCGACCAGAAGACGACCACGACCGTCGCCATGGACTTCGGCCGCATCACCATCCGCTCCGGGCTCTCCCTGTACCTCTTCGGGACGCCCGGCCAGGACCGGTTCTGGTTCCTGTGGGACGAGCTGTCACAGGGCGCCCTCGGGGCCGTCGTGCTCGCCGACACCCGGCGACTCGAGGACTGCTTCCCGGCCGTCGACTACTTCGAGCACCGGAAGATCCCGTTCGTGGTCGCCGTCAACTGCTTCACGGGCGCGCGTACGTACGGCGCGGCCGACGTCTCCCGCGCACTCGACCTGGACCGGGGCACGCCCGTCGTGCTGTGCGACGCGCGCGACCGCGACTCCGGGAAGGAAGTCCTCATCCGGCTCGTCGAGTACGCCGGGC
- a CDS encoding DUF742 domain-containing protein, whose product MNEDSTGGGPSAPGSQWYDADAGPLVRPYAMTGGRTKPGPSNVRFDLIALVVVDDDPPGPAEESLLGPEHRSLLALCRAETQSVAELSADADLPVGVVRVLLGDLLEAGFVRVSRPVPPAQLPDERILREVIDGLRAL is encoded by the coding sequence ATGAACGAGGACAGCACCGGCGGCGGCCCGTCCGCGCCGGGCAGTCAGTGGTACGACGCCGACGCCGGACCGCTCGTACGCCCGTACGCGATGACCGGTGGCCGGACCAAGCCCGGGCCCAGCAACGTACGGTTCGACCTCATCGCCCTCGTCGTCGTGGACGACGACCCGCCCGGACCGGCCGAGGAGTCCCTCCTCGGCCCTGAGCACCGGTCCCTGCTCGCCCTGTGCCGGGCCGAGACCCAGTCGGTCGCCGAGCTCTCCGCCGACGCCGACCTGCCCGTCGGCGTCGTCCGGGTCCTCCTCGGCGACCTCCTCGAAGCGGGCTTCGTACGCGTCAGCCGGCCCGTTCCGCCCGCACAGCTCCCCGACGAAAGAATCCTGAGGGAAGTAATCGATGGCCTACGAGCGCTCTGA